One genomic region from Phragmites australis chromosome 1, lpPhrAust1.1, whole genome shotgun sequence encodes:
- the LOC133910304 gene encoding early nodulin-like protein 18, whose protein sequence is MLLSGRGSLVLPCLAVVVATLAVAPRTAGAYKNYTVGDDKGWYDGLALPEVDYQEWADGKNFSLGDFLIFNTDKNHSVVQTRNGTLYKSCDYNDSGPDDTVEWSAAAPEFSKDAVTVAVPLLKEGRTYFFSGNYDGEQCQNGQRFAIDVAHGQGLPPDLRPPAAPAPAPAAADGVAVFDFSHPKNVTTPSASDEDDEPSSGRTTSGSSRTLARLGPGLAVTLVAVLVAV, encoded by the exons ATGCTGCTCTCCGGCCGCGGCAGTCTGGTCCTGCCATGCCTCGCCGTGGTGGTGGCCACCCTTGCCGTCGCCCCGCGCACCGCCGGCGCGTACAAGAACTACACCGTCGGCGACGACAAGGGCTGGTACGACGGCCTCGCCCTGCCGGAGGTCGACTACCAGGAGTGGGCCGACGGCAAGAACTTTAGCCTCGGGGATTTCCTCA TCTTCAACACGGACAAGAACCACTCGGTGGTGCAGACGCGGAACGGGACGCTGTACAAGAGCTGCGACTACAACGACTCCGGCCCCGACGACACCGTCGAGTggtccgccgccgcgccggagtTCAGCAAGGACGCCGTCACCGTCGCCGTGCCGCTTCTCAAAGAGGGCCGCACCTACTTCTTCTCGGGCAACTACGACGGCGAGCAGTGCCAGAACGGCCAGCGCTTCGCCATCGACGTCGCCCACGGGCAGGGCCTCCCGCCGGACCTCAGGCCGCCGGCCGCCCCCGCGccggcgcccgccgccgccgacggcgTGGCCGTCTTCGACTTCAGCCACCCCAAGAACGTCACCACGCCGAGCGCGTCGGACGAGGACGACGAACCGAGTAGCGGTCGTACCACTTCGGGCTCGAGTCGGACCCTAGCAAGGCTCGGGCCTGGTCTGGCCGTGACGCTGGTCGCTGTGCTCGTCGCGGTGTAG